In the Streptomyces sp. NBC_00193 genome, GTCAGCGCCTCCGCCTGCTCCTCCACGGCGGCGAGCCGCGCGGAGAGCTCGGCCAGCAGGCCGGCCGTCTCCTTGGAGCCGTCCACCGCGCCGTTGGAGCCGCCGCCCTCCAGCTGGAGCCTCAGCAGCGCCGCCTGCTCGCGCAGTTGGCAGTTCTTCGTATACAGCTCGACGAACACCGAGACCTTGGCCCGCAGCACCCACGGGTCGAAGGGCTTGGAGATGTAGTCCACCGCGCCCGCCGCGTACCCGCGGAAGGTGTGGTGCGGACCGTGGTTGATCGCCGTGAGGAAGATGATCGGGATGTCCCGGGTCCGCTCACGCCGCTTGATGTGCGCGGCCGTCTCGAACCCGTCCATGCCCGGCATCTGCACGTCGAGCAAAATGACCGCGAAGTCGTCCGTCAGCAGCGCCTTGAGCGCTTCCTCCCCTGACGACGCCCGGACCAGTGTCTGATCGAGCGCGGAGAGGATGGCCTCCAGCGCCAGCAGATTCTCCGGCCGGTCGTCGACCAGGAGGATCTTGGCCTTCTGCACCATGCCCTGTCCTCCTCGCCCCGGCATGGGGCCTCCCCGGCTCCTGGCTCCGGCCTGTGCGCCGGGCCCCGCCCCAGAGGACGGCATCCTTGCGCCGTCCGTCCTTGTGCCGGTCATCGTAGCCCCAGTCCCGAGATCGCCACACCCTGTCACCAAGATGTCACAGCGCACGAAGCGGAAACGTGGTGGAAGGGCAGAAGGTTCCCTCGGGAGTCCCCCTCCGCCCGCCCGGTCACGCCCCGGCCCCGCGCATGTGCCCTTCCATGACCGACAGTAGATAGTCGGGCTCGACCGGCTTGGTCACGTAGTCCGAGGCACCGGACTCGATCGCCTTCTCCCGGTCGCCCTTCATGGCCTTCGCCGTCAGCGCGATGATCGGCAGCCCCTCGAACTGCGGCATCCGCCGGATCGCCGAGGTCGTCGCGTACCCGTCCATCTCCGGCATCATGATGTCCATCAGCACGAGCGCCACGTCGTCGTGCTGCTCCAGGACCTCGATGCCCTCCCGGCCGTTCTCCGCGTACAGCACCGCCAGACCGTGCTGTTCCAGCACGCTGGTCAGCGCGAAGACGTTGCGCACGTCGTCGTCCACGATCAGCACCCGCTCGCCGTGGAAGTCGTACGTCCGCGGCGCCGTGGGCAGCGGCTCCTCGACGGCCCACGCCTCCGCGTCGCCCTGTCCGGGAACTTCCGCCCGCAGCGGCGGCTCGGCCATCGCCTTGCGGCGCCGCCGGAACAGCGCCGAAGACCCCTGCCCGACCGGCTCCCCGGCCCGCGGCAGCGCCATCGGCCCCACGGACCCTACGGGGCCCTGCGCCATCGGCGCCGCCGGCAGTTCGGGCCGCGCCTCCTCGGCGGCCGGGCGGCGGTACAGCTCCCCGCGCGCCCCGCCGGGCGTCGGCGGCGCGTACCCCTGCGGGGGCAGCTCGCTCG is a window encoding:
- a CDS encoding two-component system response regulator, encoding MVQKAKILLVDDRPENLLALEAILSALDQTLVRASSGEEALKALLTDDFAVILLDVQMPGMDGFETAAHIKRRERTRDIPIIFLTAINHGPHHTFRGYAAGAVDYISKPFDPWVLRAKVSVFVELYTKNCQLREQAALLRLQLEGGGSNGAVDGSKETAGLLAELSARLAAVEEQAEALTKQLGEEAADPSVVATAAHLERKLTGLRRALDALEPGTGGGAPVLPAHG